One window of Phycisphaeraceae bacterium genomic DNA carries:
- a CDS encoding MBL fold metallo-hydrolase, which translates to MISDVRFTFLGTGTSAGVPAIGCDCAVCTSADPRDRRLRTSSLIEFTDGKGMPRAVLIDAGPDLREQALRHGMKRLDAILFTHNHVDHTWGLDEVRRFNAIQDGPIEVYADSHTDAHLRRVYTHIFDRDRNVNDSFVATLIGHRVEPGRAFTVHGMRVTPVPLMHGKLQVLGYRLEAEGGDVIGVGSGPLPLAYCTDVSAIPPESWGMLKGLETLVLDALRDRRHPTHLTLDQALSIAERVDARRTYFVHMSHDLGHAETMARLEESGHAARAALAHDGLTLRA; encoded by the coding sequence GTGATCTCCGACGTTCGATTCACGTTTCTGGGCACGGGCACGAGCGCGGGGGTTCCAGCGATCGGGTGCGACTGCGCGGTGTGCACGAGCGCGGACCCCCGGGATCGGCGGCTGCGGACGAGTTCGCTGATCGAGTTCACGGATGGGAAAGGGATGCCCCGCGCTGTGTTGATCGATGCGGGGCCGGACCTCCGCGAGCAGGCCCTCCGCCATGGGATGAAGCGGCTGGATGCGATCCTCTTCACCCACAATCACGTCGATCACACGTGGGGGCTGGATGAGGTTCGCCGGTTCAATGCGATCCAGGACGGGCCGATCGAGGTCTACGCCGACTCCCACACGGATGCCCACCTGAGGCGTGTGTACACGCACATCTTCGATCGGGATCGGAACGTCAACGACTCGTTCGTGGCGACGCTGATCGGGCATCGGGTGGAGCCCGGGCGGGCGTTCACGGTGCACGGGATGCGGGTGACGCCGGTGCCTCTGATGCACGGGAAGTTGCAGGTGCTGGGGTATCGGCTGGAGGCGGAGGGCGGAGATGTGATTGGGGTCGGGAGTGGGCCGTTGCCGCTCGCGTATTGCACGGATGTCTCCGCGATCCCGCCCGAGTCCTGGGGGATGTTGAAGGGTTTGGAGACACTGGTGCTGGATGCGCTGCGCGACCGGCGGCATCCGACGCATCTGACGCTGGATCAGGCGCTCTCGATCGCCGAGCGGGTGGATGCACGCCGGACGTACTTCGTCCACATGTCGCATGATCTTGGTCACGCCGAGACGATGGCGCGCCTGGAGGAGTCGGGGCACGCAGCGCGAGCCGCGCTCGCGCACGATGGGCTGACATTGAGGGCGTAA
- a CDS encoding biopolymer transporter ExbD, with the protein MRPIRATSSGSRYGGRPSRSASTAPDSLPDMTPMVDVVMVILIFFMASTALVGPELVLRARIATDDAPAAAAPLIAPASLAIRLRTDARATLATGLGLTDAPIESLIAHIQARTPMLRAASIPIIIDAAPTVPYQSVVDTIDALERAGVRDIALR; encoded by the coding sequence GTGAGACCAATCCGTGCGACATCATCCGGCTCCCGCTACGGCGGCCGCCCCTCGCGATCTGCGAGCACCGCGCCCGACTCACTCCCCGACATGACGCCGATGGTCGATGTCGTGATGGTCATACTGATTTTCTTCATGGCTTCGACCGCTCTTGTCGGCCCCGAACTCGTGCTCCGAGCCCGTATCGCTACGGATGATGCGCCCGCCGCCGCCGCGCCACTCATTGCGCCGGCCTCGCTCGCGATCCGGTTGCGCACGGACGCTCGGGCTACACTCGCCACCGGGCTCGGACTCACGGACGCGCCGATCGAATCCCTGATTGCTCACATCCAGGCCCGCACGCCCATGCTCCGGGCCGCATCCATCCCCATCATCATCGACGCGGCACCCACCGTCCCCTACCAGTCCGTGGTTGACACCATCGATGCGCTCGAACGAGCCGGCGTCCGCGACATCGCCCTCCGCTGA
- a CDS encoding biopolymer transporter ExbD — translation MKPLATSTIRAEERHINVTPLIDVVMVMIIFFLIVGKLASDQISHLDLPPAVASPPAPEPGILIVNIPADGSVVVFGESLTTEGLRTRLREALATTPDLIVQIRADRSLTYASIAPIIESCRAESVSRVRLSTEGAQ, via the coding sequence TTGAAACCCCTCGCAACCAGCACGATTCGCGCGGAGGAGCGTCACATCAACGTGACGCCGCTCATCGATGTCGTGATGGTGATGATCATCTTCTTCCTCATCGTCGGGAAGCTCGCCTCCGACCAGATCAGCCACCTCGACCTCCCTCCCGCCGTCGCGTCTCCTCCCGCCCCCGAACCCGGCATCCTCATCGTCAATATCCCTGCGGATGGCTCGGTCGTCGTCTTCGGCGAGTCGCTCACCACCGAAGGCCTTCGGACCCGCCTTCGCGAAGCCCTCGCGACCACGCCCGACCTCATTGTGCAGATCCGCGCGGATCGCTCCCTCACCTACGCGAGCATTGCACCCATCATCGAATCCTGCCGCGCCGAGAGTGTCTCGCGCGTTCGCCTTTCGACGGAGGGCGCGCAGTGA
- a CDS encoding MotA/TolQ/ExbB proton channel family protein, whose amino-acid sequence MDASSIAPGLSPALTLAQSPAADSGSIVMGLWPLFVQSFDLFSIVLILGSVAAVAIIVRNLFDVRAAVIAPKKSLDRIADLCRTGRLAELEHAIADDKSFIGDTLRPALGAKQAGRDAMHEAANLGASEAHAHWSRRVEPLAIIGNLAPLVGLAGTVWGMILAFASLSAAGGRASPTELSLGISKALMHTLLGLMLAIPALAFAAFFRARIERAVGRAVVVCAEAVDRLASGPKP is encoded by the coding sequence ATGGACGCATCATCAATCGCACCCGGTCTCTCGCCCGCGCTCACACTCGCCCAGTCCCCCGCCGCGGATTCCGGCTCCATCGTCATGGGCCTCTGGCCCCTTTTCGTCCAGTCCTTTGATCTCTTCAGCATCGTACTCATCCTCGGCTCGGTCGCGGCGGTCGCCATCATCGTCCGCAATCTCTTCGATGTCCGCGCCGCGGTCATCGCACCGAAGAAATCACTGGACCGCATCGCCGATCTTTGCCGCACAGGTCGCCTCGCCGAACTCGAGCACGCCATCGCCGACGACAAGTCCTTCATCGGCGACACCCTGCGCCCCGCGCTCGGCGCGAAACAGGCGGGTCGCGACGCCATGCACGAAGCCGCCAACCTCGGCGCGTCCGAGGCCCACGCCCACTGGTCGCGCCGCGTCGAGCCGCTCGCGATCATCGGCAACCTCGCGCCGCTGGTCGGGCTGGCCGGAACCGTCTGGGGCATGATCCTTGCGTTCGCGTCACTCTCTGCCGCCGGTGGACGCGCCTCGCCCACCGAACTCTCGCTCGGCATCTCCAAGGCCCTGATGCACACGCTGCTGGGCCTGATGCTCGCTATTCCCGCGCTCGCGTTCGCGGCGTTCTTCCGCGCCCGCATCGAGCGCGCCGTCGGGCGCGCCGTCGTCGTCTGCGCCGAAGCCGTCGATCGCCTCGCATCCGGCCCGAAACCCTGA
- a CDS encoding M28 family peptidase, with amino-acid sequence MVRIAVVAIICLFGSAGACAQEGAGLVAMEDEAGLPGIPYLKLARPELGALSDDTRALAAELRRDVEILATHIGPRGTFAPERYALAADFLMASLTKAGYEPKKIEVECHLGPSFNIEAILPGTEHPERVIVIGAHYDSVEGCPAANDNASGVAGVLAMARALRATPHAYTIRFMLYANEEPPHFNFNGMGSQIDAASCMKAGMNIRAMFCLETIGCYSAEKKSQTWPNDVLAAVLPSTGDFIAFVGMEKSKPAVRACAEAFERTGAFPLLAASVPPAIQMAMWSDHRGYDEHGYAAFMVTDTAPLRYQHYHKATDTPDKLDYESMARVVEGLIGMMRDGALRP; translated from the coding sequence ATGGTGCGTATCGCGGTGGTGGCGATAATCTGCCTCTTTGGCTCTGCGGGCGCGTGCGCGCAGGAGGGTGCGGGGCTTGTGGCGATGGAGGACGAGGCGGGACTTCCGGGTATTCCCTATCTGAAGCTCGCACGGCCTGAGCTGGGTGCCCTGTCGGACGACACGCGCGCGCTCGCGGCGGAGCTACGCCGCGATGTTGAGATCCTGGCGACGCACATCGGCCCTCGCGGGACGTTCGCGCCGGAGCGGTACGCGCTCGCGGCGGACTTTCTCATGGCATCGCTGACGAAGGCGGGGTATGAGCCGAAAAAGATCGAGGTCGAGTGCCACCTAGGGCCGTCCTTCAACATCGAGGCGATTTTGCCGGGTACGGAGCATCCGGAGCGGGTGATCGTGATCGGGGCGCACTACGACAGCGTGGAGGGGTGCCCGGCGGCGAACGACAACGCGAGCGGCGTGGCGGGCGTCTTGGCGATGGCCCGCGCGCTGCGCGCGACGCCTCACGCGTACACGATCCGGTTCATGCTGTATGCCAATGAGGAGCCGCCACACTTCAACTTCAACGGGATGGGGAGCCAGATCGACGCCGCGTCGTGCATGAAGGCGGGGATGAACATCCGGGCCATGTTCTGCCTGGAGACGATCGGGTGTTACAGCGCGGAGAAGAAGTCGCAGACGTGGCCGAACGATGTGCTGGCGGCGGTGCTGCCCTCGACGGGTGATTTCATCGCGTTTGTGGGGATGGAGAAGAGCAAGCCGGCGGTGAGGGCGTGCGCGGAGGCGTTTGAGCGGACGGGTGCGTTTCCGCTCTTGGCGGCGTCGGTGCCGCCGGCGATCCAGATGGCGATGTGGTCGGACCATCGCGGGTACGACGAGCATGGGTATGCGGCGTTCATGGTGACGGACACCGCGCCGCTGCGGTATCAGCACTATCACAAGGCGACCGACACGCCGGACAAGTTGGATTATGAGTCGATGGCGCGGGTGGTGGAGGGGCTGATCGGGATGATGCGGGATGGGGCACTGAGGCCGTGA
- a CDS encoding FKBP-type peptidyl-prolyl cis-trans isomerase, whose translation MRITFAIIPALALFLGAPAFAQEAQPEMSEEQLRQLIEAAMAQQRPQPIPVPEGEVVNRQELEGGLIVEDIKIGEGFEIKPGGVVVAHYHGTLKDGGSVFDSSFERGEPVAFPLNGVIQGWGKGVPGMKVGGVRRLTIPSALAYGAQGAGSDIPPNADLVFVIQMVDALQVEDVEIGEGGAATFDCVPVTTHVVKDASGAVVSQATMENPYIWIPGEFNALQFGVDGMRVGGTRILKVPSQMAFIPAQFGSTIPQNVPLTIELKLVAVRNLGMPEQ comes from the coding sequence ATGCGCATCACGTTCGCAATTATTCCCGCCCTTGCTCTCTTTCTCGGGGCTCCGGCATTCGCTCAGGAGGCCCAGCCGGAGATGTCGGAGGAGCAGCTTCGCCAGTTGATCGAGGCCGCGATGGCCCAGCAGCGTCCGCAGCCGATCCCGGTGCCGGAGGGCGAGGTTGTGAATCGTCAGGAGCTTGAGGGCGGGTTGATCGTCGAGGACATCAAGATCGGCGAGGGCTTTGAGATCAAGCCGGGCGGGGTTGTGGTGGCGCACTACCACGGCACGCTGAAGGACGGCGGGAGCGTTTTCGATTCGTCGTTCGAGCGGGGGGAGCCGGTCGCGTTCCCGTTGAACGGCGTGATCCAGGGGTGGGGGAAGGGTGTTCCGGGGATGAAGGTCGGCGGCGTGCGTCGGCTGACGATTCCGTCCGCGTTGGCGTACGGGGCGCAGGGCGCGGGCTCTGATATCCCGCCGAACGCGGACCTGGTCTTCGTGATCCAGATGGTCGACGCGCTGCAGGTTGAGGATGTGGAGATCGGTGAGGGAGGGGCCGCGACGTTCGATTGCGTGCCGGTGACGACGCACGTCGTGAAGGACGCTTCGGGCGCGGTGGTCTCTCAGGCGACGATGGAGAACCCGTACATCTGGATTCCGGGCGAGTTCAACGCGTTGCAGTTCGGCGTCGATGGGATGCGCGTGGGCGGGACGCGGATCCTGAAGGTGCCGTCGCAGATGGCGTTCATTCCGGCGCAGTTCGGATCGACTATCCCCCAGAATGTGCCGCTGACGATCGAGCTGAAGCTTGTGGCCGTGCGGAACCTGGGCATGCCCGAGCAGTGA
- a CDS encoding FAD-dependent oxidoreductase has translation MADVVVLGAGVIGLTTALTLEERGHRVRVIAASTGASVTSSVAGAIWFPFWAEPRERVSRWASVTRRWLTDLSRNDASAGVDVLRMLELDDNDQTPWWGTEIEDLELVEAARAGEAARHWNGAPFAWRFTAPRVDPRFHMKWLTSRMERPVEVGRVESLGACFEGGPRGRGPDVVVNCTGLGARALCADRTIRPLFGQVVVASSEGFDLGRAMADERDPKSVFYVIPRRDEVIIGGCTAEWSEAFADGTLPGPDPALTEAMLARAARYGVVPREVLRVVAGLRPYRDAVRVERDAGDARIIHNYGHGGSGYTIARGCAEEVALLVDQS, from the coding sequence ATGGCGGACGTGGTCGTACTTGGCGCGGGCGTGATCGGGCTGACAACGGCCCTCACGCTCGAGGAGCGGGGGCATCGGGTGCGAGTGATCGCGGCCTCGACCGGCGCGTCGGTGACATCGTCGGTAGCGGGCGCGATCTGGTTCCCGTTCTGGGCCGAGCCGCGGGAACGGGTGAGTCGATGGGCTTCGGTCACGCGACGCTGGCTGACCGATCTCTCGCGGAACGATGCGAGCGCGGGCGTTGACGTGCTGCGGATGCTCGAGCTTGATGACAATGACCAGACGCCGTGGTGGGGGACTGAGATCGAGGATCTGGAGTTGGTGGAGGCAGCGCGCGCGGGGGAGGCAGCGCGGCACTGGAATGGTGCGCCGTTTGCGTGGCGGTTCACGGCGCCGCGCGTCGATCCGCGGTTTCATATGAAGTGGCTGACATCGAGGATGGAGAGACCGGTTGAGGTGGGGAGGGTTGAGTCGCTGGGGGCGTGCTTTGAGGGTGGGCCGAGGGGGCGCGGGCCGGATGTTGTGGTGAACTGCACGGGGCTTGGGGCGCGGGCGTTGTGCGCGGATCGGACGATCCGGCCGCTCTTCGGGCAGGTCGTGGTCGCGTCGTCCGAGGGGTTTGATCTGGGTCGGGCGATGGCGGACGAGCGCGATCCGAAGTCGGTGTTCTACGTGATTCCGCGGCGGGATGAGGTGATCATCGGCGGATGCACGGCGGAGTGGTCGGAGGCGTTCGCGGACGGGACGTTGCCCGGGCCGGATCCTGCGTTGACGGAGGCGATGCTGGCGCGGGCGGCGCGGTATGGGGTGGTGCCGCGAGAGGTGCTGCGCGTGGTGGCGGGTCTGCGGCCGTATCGGGACGCGGTGCGTGTGGAGCGTGATGCGGGGGATGCGCGGATCATCCACAACTATGGGCACGGGGGCTCGGGGTACACGATCGCGCGCGGGTGTGCGGAGGAAGTGGCATTGCTCGTGGATCAATCCTGA